GCTCGCTCAGGGCGAACGCGGGCGACCACTCGCCCGTCGCGCACCGGGGCAGGAAGCGCTCCTTGAGCTCCTGGCTGCCGAAGAGCTGGATCGGCAGCGACCCCAGCTCCTGGACCATCAGGATCAACGCGCAGGAGGCGTCGACCTTCGCGATCTCCTCGACGGCCATCTGCAGCATGAGCGTCCCGGTGCCCATGCCGCCGAACTCCTCGGCGAAGGGCAGCGCCAGGACGTCGTTCTCGGCCAGGAGCTTGCGGACGTCCCACGGGTACTCGCCCGTGGCGTCGATCTCGGCCGCACGCGGGGCGATCTGCTCCTGGGCGAGCTGCCGGACCAGCGCCACGAAGTCGCGATGCTCCTGCGGGACGTCGTACAGGTCGAAGTACGCGGACTCGGTGGCGGCCATGCCCGCATGGTATTGCCGCCCCCGCCGACGCGGATGGTGTCGGGGCACGTCGGGTAGCCCTCGCGCCATGACCATGGGAACGTCGGTCTTCCTCATCGCCCTGGGCGCCATCCTCCGCTATGCGGTCGAGGATGCGATCTCGGGCGTCAACCTGGCCACGGTCGGCCTCATCCTCATGATCGCCGGCATCGTCGGCATCGTCCTGAGCTTCCTGATGATGGCCATGGCGCGTGACCGCAGGGCGGAGGTCGTGCACGAGCGGCGCACGGTCGACCCGTACGCGCGTCCGTAGCGTCCGCTGCGCGGCGCGGCCGATAGCGTGGGCGCCGTGCTTCGCGCGGCGCCGCGCATCCGTCCCGCCGAGGACACCGAGGTCCCGCTCGCCGTCGAGGCGCTGCGCCGCGCGGGCTTCTCGGGCGACGGCATCGTCCGGCTGCTCGAGTACCCCCGCCGGTCCGCGCACGGGATCGTCATGCTCGCCGACGGCCGGACGAGCCCCCAGGGCGTCGTCTGCTGCGCGGTCTTCGCGCGCACCGGCTGGATCGGCGCGCTCGGCGTCCTGCCGGGCGCGCGGCGCCGCGGCCTGGGCCAGGCGCTGACCGAGACGGCGACGGCGTGGCTGCGCGAGCACGGCGCCGAGACGGTGCTGCTCTACGCCACGGAGATGGGCCGGCCCGTCTACGAGCGCCTCGGCTTCGTCGCCGAGGGCAGCGCCACGGCCTGGCGCGGCGTCGCCGGCGACGGCCTCCCGTCCGGCGTGCCCGCCGCGCGCCCGCTGGTCGAGGGCGACCGCGCCGGCATCCGCGCGGTCGACGAGGCGGCGACCGGCGAGCGGCGCGACGTCATGCTCGACGCGGTCCGCCCGCTCTACGGGATGGGCGTCGACGCGGCCGACGGCTCGGGCCTCGCCGGCTGGGCGCTGCGCTCCCCGTGGGGCACCGGGGCCGCCATCGCCGCCCGCGACCCCGACGCCGGCCTGCACCTCCTGGCGGGCGCGACCGACGGCCCGCTGCCGGGGACGCTCGTCGTCCCGGACGCCAACGAGCCGGCGCGCAGGGCCCTGCGCTCCTGGGGCTTCGCCCGGCTCAACAGCGCCGAGCGCATGCGCCTAGGCCCGGCCGTCGCCTGGCGCCCCGAGCGGCAGTTCGGGCTCTTCAACCTCTTCTGGGGCTGAGAGGGCGGCGAGGACCTCGCGCGCCGCGCGCTCGCCCGAGCTCACCGCGCCGTCCATGTAGCCGTTCCACACCGTCGCCGTCTCGGCCCCGGCCCAGTGCAGCGGGCCGACCGGCGCGCGCAGCGCCTGGCCGAAGTCCGTCCAGCCGCCCGGCGGCAGGTAGCCGCCGTAGCAGCCGCGGCTGAACTCCTCGTCCATCCACGCCTTGTCGACGTAGCCCGTCGGGCGCAGCGCGCGGGCGCCGAAGAGCCCGGCGAGGCCGTCGAGCACGACCCGGCGGCGCTCGTCCTGGGATGCCATGGCCATGCGCCGCGCGACGCGCCCCTCGAGGAAGCCGAGCAGGACGCCGGGCGAGCCCGACGGCGGCGTGTTGTCGTAGACGACTTTGCAGGCCCCCTCCGGGTCCAGGGCCTGGCCCGAGAGGCCGTCGGCCCGCCAGAACGGCTCGTCGTAGACCGCCATGCACTTGATGACGCTGCCCTGGGCCATGCGCTGCGTGAGCCCGTCGCGCACCGCGGGCAGCGCCGGGCGGTAGACGAGGCGCCCGGCGAGGGCCGGCGGGACCGCGAGGACCGCACGGCGGGCACGCGCCTCGCCGCCGTCCCAGCGCACCGTGACGCCGCGGGCCTCGTCGTGGTCGACCTGGCGCACCGGCGTGCCGAGCAGGATCCGGTCGTGGCCGACGCGCTCGGCCAGGCGCAGGCTCAGCAGCTGCGAGCCGCCGTGGAAGCGCCACTGCTGCGCGCCGCCCTCGGTGTCGACGAGCGCGTCGAACCCGCCGGCGCTGTGGATGTAGAAGAGGACGTGCAGGAGCGAGACGTCGCGCGCGTCGGCCGCCCAGACCGCGTCGATGGCGGTGCGCAGCAGCGTGCGGCCGGCCGCCGTCGCGACGGTGCGCCGCACCCACGTCTCGAAGGTCAGCCCGTCGAGGCGCTCGGCGTCCGGCGCCGTCCAGGGCGCATCGAGCGGGACGGTGCGGGCGAGGCGGTCGAGGCGCAGCTGGGCCTGGCCGACGTCGGCCAGCGCCACGGGCGACAGCCACGGGATCGTCCCCCGGTAGCGGCGGGTGCGGCCCTTCCAGCGCACCGCGTTCCAGCCCTTGCCGTGCGTGGGGTAGGTCGCGACGCCGAGCTCGCGGGCGAGCTCGAGGAGCCGATGCTGGGTCGGGCCGACCCACTGGCCGCCGAGCTCGACGACCTGCCCGGCGTCGTCGATGGGCTCGTTGAGCGTGCGCCCGCCGACGCGGTCGCGCGCCTCGACCACCAGCACCTCGCGCCCGGCCTGCTGCAGCGCCCGGGCGGCGCTCAACCCCGCCAGCCCCGCCCCCACGACGACGACGTCGGCCTCCATGCGCAGACCCTATGCGCCGCCGTCTAGGCTCGCGAGCCGATGGACCACGCCGCACTGCGCCGCCGCCTCGACGCCGCGACCGCCGGGCTCGAGGCGCCCTTCGCGGTCGTCGACCTCGACGCGTTCGACGCCAACGCCGCGGACATGGTGCGCCGGGCCGGCGGCACGCCCATCCGCCTCGCCTCGAAGTCCGTGCGCTGCGTCGCCCTGCTGCGACGAGCGCTGGAGCGCCCGGGCTTCGCGGGCGTCCTGGCCTTCACCCTGCCCGAGGCGCTGTGGCTCGCTCGCCAGGGCTTCGAGGATGTCGTCGTCGCCTACCCGACCGCCGACCGCCACGCCGTCGGCGAGCTCGCCGCGGACGCGCGGCTGCGCGAGCGGGTCACGGTCATGGTCGACGACGTGGCACACCTCGACCTGCTCGCCGATGCGACGGGGTCTGACCCCGTCGCACTGCCGGATGCGACGGGGTCTGACCCCGTCGCATTGCGGGTGTGCCTCGACCTGGACACGTCGTGGCGGCCGCTCGGTGGGCGGGTGCGCATCGGCGCACGCCGCTCGCCGCTGCGCACGCCGGCGCAGGCGGCGGCCCTGGCGCGCGCGGCGCTCGACCGCGGCCTGGTCGTCGACGGCGTCATGGCCTACGAGGCGCAGGTGGCGGGCGTGGGCGACGCGCCGCCCGGCAAGCGGCTCTACGGCACCGCGCTGCGGGCGGTGCAGGCCGGGTCGATGCGCGAGCTGCGGGCCCGCCGTGCCGCGGTGGTGGCCGCCGTGCGCGGCGTCGTGCCCGACCTGCGGTTCGTCAACGGCGGCGGCACCGGCTCGCTCGAGCGCACCGCGGCGGAGCCCGCCGTGACGGAGCTCGGCGCGGGCAGCGGCCTCTTCGGCCCCACCCTCTTCGACGGCTACCGCGCCTTCCGCCCGCGCCCCGCCGCGCTCTTCGCGCTGCCGGTCGTCCGCCGCCCCGGCCCGGGCGTCGCGACGGTGCTCGGCGGCGGCTACCCCGCCTCCGGCGCCGCGGGCCGCGACCGGCTCGTGTCCCCGTTCCTGCCCGACGGCCTGCGCCTCGACGGGCAGGAGGGCGCCGGCGAGGTCCAGACCCCGGTCCTCGGCGCCGCCGCGGACGGCCTGCGCATCGGCGACCGCGTGTGGGCGCGCCACGCGAAGGCCGGCGAGCTCTGCGAGCGCTTCGCCGCCTTGCACCTCGTCGCCGGCGACGAGGTGGTCGAGACCGTCCCGACCTACCGCGGCGAGGGCCAGACCTTCCTCTGAGCGCACGAGCACGGTGACGCCGCCACGTCGGCGACTGCGACGCGCTCGGCGTCGGCGGGCGCCGCCGGTCAGGCCGCCGCCGCGACGCCCGCCGCCGCGCGGAGGTTCGCCGCCGGCGCGCCGCCGGGCACCGGCCCGTCGCTGAGCACGAGGTCCGCTCCGGCGCGCTCGGCCGCCGCGGCGATCGCCGGCCAGCGCGCGGCGAAGGCGCCGGGGTCCTGGTCCCACAGCGCCGGGTCCAGCCGGACGGCGCCGCCGGCCGGCGGCTCGCCCGTCCCCGCCCACGCCCGGGCCACGGCGGCGTACCCGCCGGCCACGGCGTCCGCCCCCACGCCGTCGGGCAGCCAGAGGACACCGTCGAGGCGGTGGTGGGCCAGCGCGCGCACGAGCGGCCGGTGCGCTCCCGCGCGGTCGACGTCGTCCAGCGCGCCGGCCCCCTCCTCCACCACCACGACCAGCGAGGCGCCCGCCTCGGCGTAGGCGCCGAGGAGCGCCGCGAGCGCGTCGGCCACCAGGTCGGCGAGCTCGGCCTGCGCGCCGGCGTCGTGCGCCGCGTCGCCCAGGACCTCCGGCGCCAGCCGCGCGGCGACCGTCCACGGACCGGTGAGCGTCGCGGCGACCGGCCGGCCCGCCCGCCCCACGCCGACGAGCGTCCGCACGAGCTCGGCCGCCTCCGCGGTGGGCGCCGTCCGGGCGAGCGGCGCCGCGTCGAGCAACCGGTCGCTCCAGTGCGCACCGCCGGCGAGCGCCGCGCGCAGCGCCGCCGCCTCGAGCTCGCCGTCGAGGTGCGAGACGACCACCGCCGGCTCGGCGACCGCGACGGCGTCGCGCAGCGCGTAGGCCCAGCCGACCGGGTCCCGGAGGCGGTCGGTCCGCGGCCGGCCGCTCAGCCGGGCGGCGACCTCGTCGAGGACCGGGGCGATGCGCAGGGCCATGGCGCGAGCGTCCCAGCGCCCGCCCGCCGCCGCCCCGCGCAACCTCACATCGTCGCGGCGCCCGCCTGTCGGGTCTCGACAACGCCGGGGGCGCCGAGGACCTGCGCCACGTGGGCGTTCGTGAAGACCCCCTCCGGGTCCAGCGCCGCCCGCTGGGCCTGGAAGGCGTCCCAGCGCGGGTACAGCGGCGCGAGCTCCCGGGCGGTGAGGGCATGGCGCTTGCCCCAGTGCGGCCGGCCGCCGTGGGCCAGCGCAATGGCCTGCACGGCGGCGAAGAGCTCCTCGAACGGCATCCCGCGGTACGCGTGCACGGCGACGTACGCCGACGCGCGGCCGTGGGCGGTCCCGAGATCGGCGTCGTCGGGCGCCACGAAGCGCACCTCGAAGGGGAAGTTCACCGGGTAGCGGCGCTCGTCGCACCACGCCCGCACCGCCCGCACGACGTCCGCCGCGGCCGCCCGCGGCAGCGACCACTCGGTCTCCGTGAAGCGCACGTGGCGTGGCGAGGCGAAGCAGCGGAAGCTGCGGTCGACCTTCGTCGAGGTCCCGGCGAGGCGGGTGACGAGCCGGTTGAGCAACGGGATGGACGAGGGGAAGCGCGCGCCCAGGCGCACCAGCAGCTCGAGGCCGGTGTTCGTCGTCCACGTCTCGCGCCGCTGGCCCCACGGCCCCGGCGGCCGTGGCGGGCCGTCGACGACGTCGCTCGTGCGCGTGAGCGCGTCGCGCGCGTACGGGAAGCAGAACAGCTCGAAGTGCGGGTGGGCGGCGATCCGCTCGTCGAGGCTGTCGAGCACGTCCTCGAGCGGCTCGGGCCGGTCGACGCGCCGCAGCGTGAACGCGGGCACGACGCGCAGCTCGACCGCCGTCACGACGCCCAGCGCCCCCACCGCGACGCACGCCGCCCGGAAGAGCCCGTCGTCGGCGTCGTCGCGCGCCGCCCGGACCACCGAGCCGTCCGCCGTCACGAGCTCGACCGCCTCGACCTGCTGGGGCAGCGACGGCTTGGCGCCGCCCGTGCCGTGCGTCGAGGTCGCGAGCGCGCCCGCGATGGCCTGCACGTCGATGTCGCCGAGGTTCTCCAGCGCGAGTCCGTGGCGGTCCAGCTCCCGCGACAGCGCGTTGATCGTCGTGCCGCCCGCGACGCGCACGCGGCCGCCGGCCCGGTCGACGTCCAGGACCCCCGCGAGCCGGTCGAGGGACAGGAGCGTCCCGTCGGTCAGGACGACCGGCGTGAAGGAGTGCCCGGCGCCCGCGACGCGCACGACCTGCCCGGCCTCGCGGGCCTCGACGACGGCCCGGGCCACCTCACCCGCCGTCGACGGCCGCAGCGTGCGCGCCGGTGCGCAGCGCAGCTCGCCGGACCAGTTCTCCCACACGGGGGCGACTGTACGCTGCCGCACTACCCTGCGAGGACGACCCCGTCCCCGACCGCGATGGCCCACCCCTTGAGCGACCCCGAGATCGAGAAGACCCCCCAGGAGGTGGCGCAGGCCCTCGAGCAGGGCAGCGTCCAGCTCATCGACGTCCGCGAGCCCTACGAGTGGGAGGCCGGCCGCATCGACGGCGCGCGCCACATCGAGCTCGAACGGCTCTCCTCGCAGGCCGCGTCGATCGACAAGGACACGCCCGTGGTCTTCCAGTGCCGCGCGGGCGTGCGGTCGATGATGGCCGCCCAGGCGTTCAAGCGCGCGGGCTTCGACGCGTGGTCGATGGCCGGCGGCATCGAGGCGTGGGACCAGGCCGGCCTGCCGCTCGTGCCCGAGGGCGGGCACGTCGCCGACCACTAGCCCCTGCGCCGCCCTCGCCCCCGCGCGCGGCGCCTGGCGCCGCTGGTCCTCGCCGCGCTCGTGACCGGGTGCGGTGCGGCGACCGAGCCCGAGCGCGAGCCGCCCGGTCCGCCGCTGCCCGCCCGTTGGGAGCACGGCCTCGACGTCACGGCCTACGAGCGCGACGCGTTCAGCTGGCCCCGGGCGGCGCGCGCGATCGCCGACGCCCGGACCCGCGCGGGCGCGACCGTCGTCGCGATCGCCCCGGTGCTCTACGTCGACGACGCGCGCGACAGCACCGTCGCGCCCGACCCGCGCAAGACCGTCACGCCGGCCGGCGTGCAGCGCGCCGTGCGCGCCGCGCGCGACGCGGGCGTCCAGGTCGCGGTCAAGCCCCACGTCGACGCGCTCGACGGCACCTTCCGCGGGGCCCTGCAGCCGGTCGACCGGGTCGCGTGGTTCGCCTCCTACAGCCGCGAGCTGCTGGCCTACGCCCGCGCGGCGCAGGCCGCCGGGGCCACGACGTTCGTCGTCGGCACCGAGCTCACCTCGCTGGCCCTGCGCGAGGCGGAGTGGCGCTCGCTCATCGCCGCGGTCCGCCGCGTCTTCCGAGGGCGGCTGACCTACGCCGCCAACTGGGTCCAGGGGGCCGAGCGCGTGCGCTTCTGGGACGCGCTGGACGTGGTCGGCGTCGACGCCTACATGCCGCTGGACGTCCGCGGCCGCCCGACGCCCGAGGCCGTCCGCGACGCCTGGGCGCCGTGGAAGGCCCGGCTTGCGGCGCTGCACCGGCGCACCGGCCGCGACGTCCTGCTCACCGAGCTGGGCTACGCGAGCCGGACCGGCGCGCTCGCCGAGCCCTCACGCGAGGAGGGCGGCGCTCCCGACGGCGGGGCGCTGCAGGCGGTCGCCTACGAGGGCGCGCTGCGGGCCTGGGAGGACGTGCCGTGGCTGCGCGGGATCTGGTGGTGGGACTGGCCCGCAGACCAGCGCGTGGCGACCGCGCCGCCGGCGATCGCCTACACCCCGCGCGACCGTCCCGCCGAGCGGGTGCTGCGCACCTGGGCGCCGCGGCCCTGACGGCGCAACGCCAGCGGCCCGCCTCAGGAGCGGGCCGCGGTGGTGGGACTTGCGGGTGGCGCCGGGTCGGCGCCGCCGCCGTCAGACCTTCGTGACGTTGACGGCCTTCGGCCCCTTGTCGCCGGCCTCCTCCTCGTAGAGGACGCGCGTGCCCTCGGCGAGCGTGCGGTAGCCGTCGGCGACGATGTTCGAGTGGTGGACGAAGAGGTCACGGCTGCCCTCATCCGGGGTGATGAAGCCGAAGCCCTTGTCGTCGCTGAACCACTTGACGGTGCCCGTGGGCATTGGTGTGGGACTCCTCCCGTTGGAGCGTGCTGCGAAGACGGCGAGGAACCCCTCGTTGCAACGCCTGCACTGCGTGGCCGAGCCCCTCGCTCGGCCGCTTTCGGCGCCACCGTACCAGAGGCCGCCTACCCCTCCGGGTGGCTTTGCCGTGAACGCGGATCAGGTGTGCTACGCGCGCGTGCGCGCGATGCGGACCTCGCCGCGCGCCTCGGATGACCGGCAGGTGACACGGCGGCGTCGCGCCTCGGGGATGATGGCGGCGTGTGGGTGCCCGATGCCGCCGTCTCGCGGCGCACGTTCGTCGCGGGGGCGACGGCGTCGCTGTTCCCGCTCACCTCGGCTGCCGCGCGCCAGCGCCGCAACCCGGTCGCGCGTGGCGGGACGTTCCCGTCCGCGGTCGCGGCCGGCGCGCCGCGCACCGACGGCGCGCTGCTGTGGACGCGCTGCGACGGCGTCGGGAAGGCGAAGCTGCGCTTCGAGGTCGCCGAGGACCCGGAGTTCCGCCGCGTGGTGCGCCACGGGCTGGCCCAGGCCACGCCGCTGCGCGACCAGACCGCGCGCCTGGCGGTCAAGGGGCTCGAGCCGGGCCGGCCCTACTGGTACCGCTTCGCCACCCGCGGCGCCTCATCGCCGGTCGGGCGCTTCCGGACGCTGCGCCCCGCCGACAGCCACGAGCCCGTGCGCATCGGCTGGTTCTCCTGCCAGCGCTACGAGCACGGCTGGTTCACGCCGCACGCCGGCCTCGCCGCGGAGGAGGACCTCGACCTCGTCCTCTCGCTCGGCGACTACATCTACGAGGAGGACAGCACCCCGAAGGTCCCCGAGCGCCGCGACCCGTCCGGGAGGCCCAACGGCCACGTCGAGACGCTCGAGCAGTTCCGCCAGCGCCACCGCACCTACCGCGGCGACCCCAACCTCCAGGCCATGCACGCCGCCCACGCGGTCGTGCCGATCTGGGACGACTGCGAGGTCGAGGGCGACTGGGCCGGCGAGCAGGAGTCGGCCGCCGGGAACCCGAGCGGTCCGCGCTCCATCCCCTTCGCCGACAAGCGCCGCAACGCCTTCCTGGCCTACTTCGAGAGCATGCCCGTCGAGCGCTCCAGAGGCCCTGAGCAGTTCAAGGTCTTCCGGTCGCTGCGCCTGGGGCGCACGGCGGAGCTCCTGCTGCTCGACACGCGCCAGTACCGCGACCCGCAGCCCTGCCGCGACGGCTCGCTGGACAGCGGCACCCTCTACTGCCCGGACACGGAGAAGCCGCGCAAGCGCCTCGGGGCCGAGCAGCAGGCGTGGCTGCGGCGCAGCCTGAGGGAGTCGCCCGCGACGTGGAAGGTCCTGGGCAACGCGCAGATGATGATGGCGCTGGAGTTCCCGCCCGGCTCGCCCGTGGCGGTGGACTCGTGGGACGGCTACGCCGCCGAGCGCCGCCAGGTCCTCGAGGCGGCGAAGGCCGACGGCGTCAGGAACCTCGTCTCGATCGTCGGCGACGTCCACGTCTTCTTCGCCGGCCAGCTCACCACGACCGGCCGCGTCGGCGGGACCCCGGTCGGCACGGAGTTCGTCGGCGCGTCGATCTCGCACGACGCGCTGAGCCTCCCCGGCCTGCCGCGCGACCTGAGCGACCCGGTCCTCGAGCAGCTCCCACTCGTCAACCCACACCTGCGCTACGCGCGCTTCCGCAACCGCGGCTACGCGACGCTCGAGGCCCGCCCGGACGAGCTCCGCGTCGTCTTCAAGGGCGTGCGGACGACGCTCACCCCGACGTCCCCGAGCTTCGAGCTCGCGCGCTTCCGGGTGCCCGAGGGCGCGACGGACCTCGAGCGCGGCTGATGCGGGTCGTCGTCATGGCCCGCCAGCCGGTGCCCGGCGCGTGCAAGACGCGGCTGGAGCCGCTGCTGGGCCCCGACGGCTGCGCAGCGCTCCAGGCCGAGCTGGTCCGCCACACCGTCGCCTGCTGCCCGCGCGGGCGCACGCTCGTGGCGACCAGCGGCGGGGACCTCGCCGGGCTCCTGCCGCCCGGGACGCCGACGGTCGCCCAGGAGGGGGCGCACCTCGGCGAGCGCATCGCCCACGCGGTGGGCGTGGCGGGGACCCCGGCGACCGTCATCGGGACCGACCTGCCGTCGCTGCGGCCCGCGGACCTCGCGGCCGCCGAGGCGGCGCTCGAGGGCCACGACGTGGTGTTCGGGCCGGCCGACGACGGGGGCTGGTGGGTCTGCGCGCTGCGCGCCCCCGCGCCCGAGGTCTTCGCGATCGCGCCGGCCCTGTGGGGCGGCGAGGAGGTCCTCGACGCCTGCGTCGCCGCGGCGCGGGCGGCCGGGCGGCGCGTGGCGTTCATCGACGAGCGCACCGACCTGGACACGCCGGCCGACGCCGCGCGGGTCCTGGAGGACCCGGCGACGCCGGCCGCGGTCGCGGCGGTGCTGCGCGGCGCCTAGCGGCGGGCGGCGCCGCGCTTCCTGGCCTTGGCCTTCTTCGCGCGGGCCTTCTTGGCCTTGGAGGCCTTCACCAGCGCGTTCCAGCTGCGCACCGTCCTGCGGAAGGTCGCCGCGCTCAGCGGGGCGATCGTCTCCGCGGTGCGCAGCTCGACCTCGCGCGACACGAGCTCCTCGGCCTGGCGGAACTGGCCGAAGCGGCCGTTGTCGGCGGTCGAGATGCGCGCGAGCGGCTTGTGGGTCTCCGGCTCGAGGACGATCTCCGTCCCGGCCTGCGTGTTGTCGGTGACCCACTTGTCGTCGCCGGCCTTGGGGTCGCTGGTCTTGCGGTCGCCCGGGACGGTGTAGACGATGCCGGCGATCCCCGCGACGGTGCGCTGGCCGATCGGCTGCAGGACGCCGCGCCCGACGAGCTTGGCGTTGTAGGCCGCGGTCCAGCCGGCGAACGGCGGGACGTCGGGGCCCTTGCCGCGCAGGACGCGCGGCTCGTTGCCGGCGTGGTTGACGTAGACGAACTCGGTCTTCGTCGAGAACGCCTCGCGCAGGACCTTGCCCGAGTCGGGATCGAGGGTGCGAGAGCGCCACCGATCAGCGGTCGCCCAGTACTCGGTGCGCGTGTGCTGGTTGGACGACGTGCCGGTGATCGAGAGGTCGATGACGCCGTGCTCGACCTGGCCGGCCGGGATCCCGGTGTCGTAGACGGCCGGGTCGATGCCGCGGGCGTCGGCGGCCGGCGCGGCGGCGAGGCCGAGGCCGGCGAGGGCCGCGACGGTGGCGGCGGCCCGGCGAGGGGTGAGGGACAGGGTGGGCATGCCCGCACAACGACCGCCGCGGCGGGAGGTCCCGCCGCAGGTGGGCCGGGGATCCCCCTAGTCCCGGGCCGCGACGGCCTCGCCGCGCCAGCGGTAGCCGAAGCCGCGAACCGTCTCGATCGGGTCGGCGTCCCCCGCCGTGGCCTGCGTGATCTTGCGCCGCAGGTAGCCCACGTAGAGCTTGACCTGGTCGGCGCCGACGCCCTTGCCCTCGCCCCACACGAGGTCGAGCAGGCGCTCGCGCGTCAGGACCTCTCCGGGGTGGCGCACGAAGGTCAGCAGCAGCCGGAACTCGAGCGGCGTGAGGCCCACCTCGTGGCCGAGGACCTCCACCCGCGCCCCGGGCACGTCGATGCGCACGACGCCGTCCTCGTAGGTCTCCGGCGCCTCCTCGCGCTGCGCGCGGCGGGCGCGGCGCAGCAGCGCGCCGACGCGCGCGAGCAGCTCCTGGCGGCCGAAGGGCTTGACGACGTAGTCGTCGGCGCCCGCCTGCAGGGCCCGGACCTTCTCGAGCTCGGCGGCGTGTGACGTGAGCATCAGGACCGGCACCTCGGTGACGTCACGCAGGCGCTCGAGCGCCTGCCAGCCGTCCATCCCCGGCATCGACACGTCGAGGACGACGAGGTCGGGACGCAGCTCGAAGACCGCCCGCAGCGCCGCCTGCCCGTCGCCGGCCTCCTCGACCGTCGCCCCGGCGCGCTCGAGCAGCTCGCGCAGCAGCAGCCGCGTGCTCGGGTCGTCGTCGACCACGAGGATGCGCGTGCCCTCCACGGCTAGTCCTCCTGCCCTGGCCGGCGGCGGTCGGCCTTGCGCGCACCCTGCCGGCGCTTGGCCTCGAGCCGCCGGCGGCGTGACGCGGCCGTGGGCTTCGTGGCGGTGCGCGGGCGCGGGACGTGCAGCGCGCGGGCCAGGCGGTCCTCGAGGCGCTCGAGCGCGAGCTGGCGGTTGCGCTGCTGCGAGCGGGCGTCCTGCGCGACGGCGCGCACGACGGGTCCGCAGCGCCCGAGGACGCGACGGCGCTGCTCCTCGCTGAGCGCCGTGCTGGCCGCCACGTCGAACGACGCCTCGATGCGCGAGGACGTGACGTTGGCGTGCTGGCCGCCCGGCCCCGAGGAGCGGCTGGCCCGCACGACGACCTCGTGCGGCGGGATGCGCACGCCCCGGGCGGGTCGCAGGTGTCCGTCGGCGTCGGGCACGACGACGTCGGACAGTAGCCACCCGTACGCTGCGGCGGTGAGCGACGAGAGGCTGCGCCCGCGCGATCCGCACAGCGCCGACGAGGAGCTCCTCGAGGCCGACACGCTGGCGATCGTCTCCCAGCTCGACGACGCCGCGCGGGTCCGGCGCATGGCCGCCGAGATCGAGATGGGCTTCGACCGCCTGCGGCCGCTGCGCGGCCACGCCGTCTCGATCTTCGGCTCGGCGCGCACGCCGGCCGACAGCCCGGAGTACGCGGCGGGTCGCACCGTGGCGCGCCGGCTGGGCGAGGAGGGCTTCGCGATCATCACCGGCGGCGGTCCCGGCCTGATGGAGGCCGCCAACCGCGGGGCGCTCGACGCCGGCGCGCTGTCCGTCGGCCTCGGGATCGACCTGCCGGGGGAGCCCGGCCTGAACCCGTACGTCGGGATCCCGCTCGAGTTCCACTACTTCTTCGCGCGCAAGATCATGTTCGTGCGCTACGCCCGGGCGTTCGTCGTCCTGCCGGGCGGCATCGGCACCGGCGACGAGCTCTTCGAGGCGTGGACGCTCGTGCAGACCGAGAAGATCCGCCACTTCCCGATCGTCCTCTTCGGCAGCGACTACTGGGGTGGCCTGCTGGACTGGATGCGCGAGGCGATGCTCGCCGGTGGCAAGGTCTCCCCCGGCGACCTCGACATCGTGCACCTCACCGACGACCCCGAGGAGGTCTGCCGGATCGTGTGCGCCGCCGAGGAGCTGCGGCCGCCGGCGCCCTAGAGGCCCGGCGGGTGGCGCACGGTGAAGCCCGCGCTCGAGCGGCTCGCCGTCTGCCAGCGCGAGCCGGTCTTCTGGCGGCCCGAGGTGTCGAAGCGCAGGCCGGCCACGACCATGTACATGTGGCCGCCGTTGGCGTAGATCGTCACCCACTGGCCGGGGCCGGCGTCGCCCCAGCTCTCGAAGGAGCCGGAGGGCATCGGGGCCTTGAGCAGGTCGGCGCCGTGCAGGGCGTAGGAGACCGAGCCCGAGCAGTCGTAGCCGGTGTCCTGCCACTTGCCGTGGCCGCCGCCGTAGCGGTAGGGCTTCGTGGCGATCGCGTTGCCCGCGGCGATGATCTGCTTGACCGCCTCGGGCGCGTTGGCCGGGGCGATGGCCAGGCCGTCGGGGCCGACCGTCGCGCGGTCGCCGGGGGCGAGCTTGGCGGGGGCGACGGGCTCGGCCGGGGCCAGGCCGCGG
The DNA window shown above is from Conexibacter sp. SYSU D00693 and carries:
- a CDS encoding D-arabinono-1,4-lactone oxidase, whose translation is MWENWSGELRCAPARTLRPSTAGEVARAVVEAREAGQVVRVAGAGHSFTPVVLTDGTLLSLDRLAGVLDVDRAGGRVRVAGGTTINALSRELDRHGLALENLGDIDVQAIAGALATSTHGTGGAKPSLPQQVEAVELVTADGSVVRAARDDADDGLFRAACVAVGALGVVTAVELRVVPAFTLRRVDRPEPLEDVLDSLDERIAAHPHFELFCFPYARDALTRTSDVVDGPPRPPGPWGQRRETWTTNTGLELLVRLGARFPSSIPLLNRLVTRLAGTSTKVDRSFRCFASPRHVRFTETEWSLPRAAAADVVRAVRAWCDERRYPVNFPFEVRFVAPDDADLGTAHGRASAYVAVHAYRGMPFEELFAAVQAIALAHGGRPHWGKRHALTARELAPLYPRWDAFQAQRAALDPEGVFTNAHVAQVLGAPGVVETRQAGAATM
- a CDS encoding rhodanese-like domain-containing protein; translation: MSDPEIEKTPQEVAQALEQGSVQLIDVREPYEWEAGRIDGARHIELERLSSQAASIDKDTPVVFQCRAGVRSMMAAQAFKRAGFDAWSMAGGIEAWDQAGLPLVPEGGHVADH
- a CDS encoding cold-shock protein — protein: MPTGTVKWFSDDKGFGFITPDEGSRDLFVHHSNIVADGYRTLAEGTRVLYEEEAGDKGPKAVNVTKV
- a CDS encoding alkaline phosphatase; amino-acid sequence: MPDAAVSRRTFVAGATASLFPLTSAAARQRRNPVARGGTFPSAVAAGAPRTDGALLWTRCDGVGKAKLRFEVAEDPEFRRVVRHGLAQATPLRDQTARLAVKGLEPGRPYWYRFATRGASSPVGRFRTLRPADSHEPVRIGWFSCQRYEHGWFTPHAGLAAEEDLDLVLSLGDYIYEEDSTPKVPERRDPSGRPNGHVETLEQFRQRHRTYRGDPNLQAMHAAHAVVPIWDDCEVEGDWAGEQESAAGNPSGPRSIPFADKRRNAFLAYFESMPVERSRGPEQFKVFRSLRLGRTAELLLLDTRQYRDPQPCRDGSLDSGTLYCPDTEKPRKRLGAEQQAWLRRSLRESPATWKVLGNAQMMMALEFPPGSPVAVDSWDGYAAERRQVLEAAKADGVRNLVSIVGDVHVFFAGQLTTTGRVGGTPVGTEFVGASISHDALSLPGLPRDLSDPVLEQLPLVNPHLRYARFRNRGYATLEARPDELRVVFKGVRTTLTPTSPSFELARFRVPEGATDLERG
- a CDS encoding TIGR04282 family arsenosugar biosynthesis glycosyltransferase; translated protein: MRVVVMARQPVPGACKTRLEPLLGPDGCAALQAELVRHTVACCPRGRTLVATSGGDLAGLLPPGTPTVAQEGAHLGERIAHAVGVAGTPATVIGTDLPSLRPADLAAAEAALEGHDVVFGPADDGGWWVCALRAPAPEVFAIAPALWGGEEVLDACVAAARAAGRRVAFIDERTDLDTPADAARVLEDPATPAAVAAVLRGA
- a CDS encoding response regulator transcription factor, which codes for MEGTRILVVDDDPSTRLLLRELLERAGATVEEAGDGQAALRAVFELRPDLVVLDVSMPGMDGWQALERLRDVTEVPVLMLTSHAAELEKVRALQAGADDYVVKPFGRQELLARVGALLRRARRAQREEAPETYEDGVVRIDVPGARVEVLGHEVGLTPLEFRLLLTFVRHPGEVLTRERLLDLVWGEGKGVGADQVKLYVGYLRRKITQATAGDADPIETVRGFGYRWRGEAVAARD
- the arfB gene encoding alternative ribosome rescue aminoacyl-tRNA hydrolase ArfB → MPDADGHLRPARGVRIPPHEVVVRASRSSGPGGQHANVTSSRIEASFDVAASTALSEEQRRRVLGRCGPVVRAVAQDARSQQRNRQLALERLEDRLARALHVPRPRTATKPTAASRRRRLEAKRRQGARKADRRRPGQED